The following coding sequences lie in one Bacteroidota bacterium genomic window:
- a CDS encoding PLP-dependent aminotransferase family protein, whose protein sequence is MNHRTDAPLIDLVADFTASLNAVGPTKDGASQAPLYHRLRDHLRALILREHLSAGARLPASRVLARDLGVSRTTVELAYDELVAEGFVARRRGAGTFVVDLLPTRPTPPALPEPDASTLPSSSLSTLGHRLTTLLRYRDAPETPVGFAPCLPSDDIFPLAAWNRLVTAVLHERGRDLQRSSPLLGDVGLRTALADHLARTRRVQCTPAQLLIVTSTQQALSLLARVLVDPGDAVWMEDPAYLGARAAFADARLVPVPVDDDGLDVKVGLDAVPDACLAYVTPSHQYPTGVTLSAERRVALLDWAAQTGAWIVEDDYDSEFRHVGQPLAPLQSFDRAGRVIYVGTFNKVLFPGLRLGYVVLPESLVDVIERAVEAFGGQPSALVQATVAAFVERGHFAAHLRRTREVYRRRRTALLDAAQTDLGTLVTLGPTDTGLHVCARLPAHTNDLAVSARAAAAGLHVPPLSPCYVGPMSSPGLLLGYAGVNEHALRRGVAQLTLLLRSASSSPTIPPRHE, encoded by the coding sequence ATGAACCACCGCACGGACGCCCCGCTGATCGACCTTGTCGCAGACTTTACGGCCAGTCTCAACGCGGTAGGCCCGACGAAGGACGGCGCTTCGCAGGCGCCGCTCTACCACCGGCTCCGGGATCACCTGCGTGCCCTGATTCTCCGCGAGCACCTCAGCGCTGGAGCGCGGCTGCCTGCCTCGCGCGTGCTCGCCCGTGACCTCGGCGTGTCGCGCACGACCGTCGAGCTAGCCTACGACGAACTCGTCGCCGAGGGCTTCGTGGCGCGGCGGCGCGGCGCCGGGACCTTCGTAGTCGACCTCCTCCCGACGCGGCCGACGCCGCCCGCCTTGCCGGAGCCGGACGCGTCAACACTCCCGTCTTCGTCCCTCTCGACGCTGGGACACCGTCTCACCACGCTTCTCCGCTACCGTGATGCGCCGGAGACGCCCGTCGGCTTTGCGCCGTGCCTGCCGAGCGACGACATCTTCCCGCTCGCAGCATGGAACCGGCTCGTGACGGCGGTGCTGCACGAGCGAGGGCGCGACCTCCAGCGCTCGTCGCCGCTCCTGGGCGATGTCGGGCTGCGGACGGCGCTCGCCGACCACCTCGCGCGCACGCGCCGCGTCCAGTGCACCCCTGCGCAGCTGCTCATCGTGACGAGCACCCAGCAGGCGTTGTCGCTGCTCGCTCGCGTGCTCGTCGACCCCGGCGATGCCGTGTGGATGGAAGACCCCGCCTACCTTGGCGCCCGCGCGGCCTTTGCCGATGCGCGGCTCGTGCCTGTGCCGGTGGACGACGATGGCTTGGACGTCAAGGTCGGCCTCGATGCCGTGCCCGACGCCTGCCTCGCGTACGTGACGCCGTCGCACCAGTATCCCACCGGCGTGACCCTCTCCGCCGAGCGCCGCGTGGCCCTTCTGGACTGGGCCGCGCAGACGGGCGCGTGGATTGTCGAGGACGACTACGACAGCGAGTTCCGGCACGTCGGGCAGCCCCTCGCTCCGCTCCAGAGCTTCGACCGCGCGGGGCGCGTGATCTACGTCGGCACGTTCAACAAGGTGTTGTTTCCGGGCCTACGCCTCGGCTACGTGGTGCTTCCTGAATCGCTCGTGGATGTGATCGAGCGCGCGGTGGAGGCGTTTGGCGGCCAGCCTTCGGCGCTCGTGCAGGCGACAGTGGCGGCGTTTGTCGAGCGCGGGCACTTCGCCGCGCACCTCCGCCGGACGCGCGAGGTCTACCGACGCCGCCGCACCGCGCTCCTTGACGCCGCACAGACTGACCTGGGCACTCTCGTGACGTTGGGACCGACCGATACGGGCCTCCACGTCTGCGCCCGGCTCCCTGCGCACACCAACGACCTCGCCGTGTCCGCGCGTGCTGCGGCAGCTGGGCTGCACGTCCCGCCGTTGTCACCGTGCTATGTCGGCCCTATGAGCTCGCCTGGCCTCCTCCTCGGCTATGCGGGCGTCAACGAGCATGCCCTGCGGCGCGGCGTGGCACAGCTGACATTGCTGTTGCGCAGCGCCTCGTCCTCCCCCACAATACCTCCGCGCCATGAGTGA
- a CDS encoding GNAT family N-acetyltransferase: MSDLALRPVRRADLDALVALCAEHAAYEGCVYDPTGKAQRLGALLFGEAPGVYGFVVTQADRLIGFATWMPQLSTWDAAQYAHLDCLYLRPEARGRGLGRRLVACVVQAATAAGCIRMEWQTPTSNASAIRFYDHLGATSKAKRRFYLDGDAWQAFHAPPLSFDAARPLDIPLSNA, from the coding sequence ATGAGTGACCTCGCCCTCCGTCCTGTCCGCCGTGCCGACCTGGACGCCCTGGTGGCGCTCTGTGCCGAGCACGCCGCCTACGAGGGCTGCGTCTACGATCCGACGGGCAAGGCGCAGCGGCTCGGCGCCCTGTTGTTCGGCGAGGCCCCAGGGGTTTACGGCTTCGTCGTCACGCAAGCGGATCGCCTGATTGGCTTCGCCACCTGGATGCCGCAGCTCTCGACCTGGGACGCGGCGCAGTATGCCCACCTCGACTGTCTCTACCTCCGCCCTGAGGCTCGCGGCCGCGGACTAGGCCGGAGGCTGGTCGCGTGCGTCGTCCAGGCAGCGACCGCAGCCGGGTGCATCCGCATGGAGTGGCAGACCCCTACGTCCAACGCCTCTGCGATCCGGTTCTACGACCACCTCGGCGCGACTTCCAAAGCGAAGCGTCGGTTCTACCTAGACGGCGACGCGTGGCAGGCCTTCCACGCTCCCCCCTTGTCGTTCGACGCGGCGCGCCCTCTCGACATCCCACTCTCTAACGCCTGA
- a CDS encoding DUF1272 domain-containing protein: MLELRPACERCGTALPPDSPHARICSFECTFCAACVDGPFAGVCPNCGGGFVPRPIRPAHLLEKYPPLSPS, encoded by the coding sequence ATGCTCGAACTCCGACCCGCCTGTGAGCGCTGCGGCACCGCCCTGCCGCCCGACTCGCCTCACGCCCGCATCTGCTCGTTCGAGTGCACCTTCTGCGCTGCCTGCGTGGACGGGCCGTTCGCCGGCGTCTGCCCCAACTGCGGCGGCGGCTTCGTCCCCCGCCCGATCCGCCCAGCCCACCTGCTCGAAAAGTATCCGCCCCTCTCGCCCTCGTGA
- a CDS encoding DinB family protein has protein sequence MTTLTLPGDSDASTVARYRRALLDLLGSADPLDVLRTMPSWCADVLRDTPPERLSAAEAPGRWSVAAVLHHLADSEVVWSVRLRHTLAEERPALAGYDQDLWAARLRYEVRPPGPSVDAFRAMRAVNLLLVGQATEAEWQRVGLHGERGEESVADMVRLYAGHDLAHRAQIERILAVD, from the coding sequence ATGACTACGCTCACACTCCCCGGCGACAGCGACGCGTCGACCGTCGCCCGCTACCGCCGCGCCCTCCTCGACCTGCTTGGCAGCGCCGATCCGCTCGACGTGCTCCGCACGATGCCATCGTGGTGCGCGGACGTCCTGCGTGACACGCCACCTGAGCGACTAAGCGCGGCCGAGGCGCCGGGGCGCTGGTCCGTGGCCGCCGTGCTGCACCACCTCGCCGACTCGGAGGTCGTGTGGAGCGTCCGCCTCCGCCATACCCTCGCCGAAGAGCGGCCCGCGCTCGCCGGGTATGACCAGGACCTCTGGGCAGCGCGGCTCCGCTATGAGGTCCGCCCGCCCGGACCCTCCGTGGACGCGTTCAGGGCGATGCGGGCCGTCAACCTGCTCCTCGTCGGGCAGGCAACCGAGGCAGAGTGGCAGCGGGTCGGGCTACACGGCGAGCGCGGCGAGGAGTCCGTCGCGGACATGGTGCGGCTCTACGCCGGGCACGACCTTGCCCACCGCGCCCAGATCGAACGCATCCTCGCAGTGGACTAA
- a CDS encoding GNAT family N-acetyltransferase, which translates to MSFASVALTGAEVLADPALPIQDRWRRRLEAVPALRTQRYLAEQAVTDKHAANEHVVAMALAAVRPDGLGQVYSLATVPAQRQQGMATALLGRLEARLAEAGCPAVQALYRTDLRSLVAVETVLAKRGWDPPRPAQYLFRGTAAVLDTPAFQGLALPDGCTLFDWVALTEAERRALTRRIGHTIPAALSPFQQPNRLDAACSVGARYQGEVVGWMLLHQVGEDGVRQYTTLWVRRDFVRTPLALALLRTAIERHAHQSPDGRGLFSVQADNRSMVNLARRRLGLTPTVTLRIAGKRC; encoded by the coding sequence GTGTCCTTCGCGTCGGTCGCGCTGACCGGCGCGGAGGTGCTCGCCGATCCCGCCTTGCCCATCCAGGACCGCTGGCGGCGGCGGCTCGAAGCCGTCCCCGCCTTGCGAACGCAACGGTACCTCGCGGAGCAGGCCGTCACGGACAAACACGCCGCGAACGAACACGTCGTGGCGATGGCGCTTGCAGCCGTGCGTCCCGACGGACTCGGGCAGGTCTACTCGCTCGCGACGGTGCCCGCGCAGCGCCAGCAAGGCATGGCGACGGCGCTGCTCGGCCGCCTCGAAGCGCGCCTAGCGGAGGCAGGGTGCCCAGCGGTCCAAGCGCTCTACCGGACCGACCTCCGGAGCCTCGTCGCGGTCGAGACGGTCCTCGCCAAGCGGGGCTGGGACCCGCCGCGCCCGGCGCAGTACCTCTTTCGCGGCACCGCGGCCGTCCTCGACACGCCCGCGTTTCAGGGCCTCGCCCTGCCCGACGGGTGCACGCTTTTCGACTGGGTGGCGCTGACCGAAGCCGAGCGCCGTGCGCTCACGCGGCGCATCGGCCACACGATCCCCGCCGCGCTCTCACCGTTCCAGCAGCCCAACCGCCTCGACGCTGCGTGCAGCGTCGGCGCACGCTACCAGGGCGAAGTCGTCGGGTGGATGCTGCTTCATCAGGTCGGCGAGGACGGTGTGCGGCAGTACACGACGCTCTGGGTCCGCCGCGACTTTGTCCGCACGCCGCTCGCGCTCGCGCTGCTGCGCACGGCCATCGAGCGGCACGCGCATCAGTCCCCAGATGGGCGGGGACTCTTTTCGGTTCAGGCCGACAACCGGAGCATGGTCAACCTCGCGCGGCGTCGGCTTGGGCTGACACCGACGGTGACGCTGCGCATCGCTGGAAAGCGGTGTTGA
- a CDS encoding T9SS type A sorting domain-containing protein — MPRLRSPHSLGTLALGAAAALTVPDADAQVAFIEPDPSPFAGIEALELNPDSAIKFADYDGDGDFDFIFSDKYGSFTVYQNVGTPTDPAFVKQVDPSFFEPFDLDINDVVLPSFADLDDDGDLDVVLTTFDGPVRYFENVGTPTKLRVEERFGTDNPFSGFIGLLDDTVFADLDDDGDLDLIGPTGARTSFGPTGVPTYFENVGTPEAPVFEQRFGDANPFDGVVSVNGFAFGDGDGDGDLDLVAGISDSFQRTLRTYRNVGTPTAPRFVLLPIDRDPFGSVTGTDGLTPALVDLDADGDLDLAFGSDGNGVRYFENVTNASVRAGSASLAAVSVPLPAATRDADGALLAWTHTGPDATYEVHRLLGSAGAFDLLGSVSATDGEAVRFHTGPLGDGASEVRLRRVEADGHSAYGPTAEVRTGLAGTHELGEVYPNPTAAGAQFTLRVAEAQEVTVQVYDAAGRQVAEAFRGRVETGVAERVELGRGLSAGVYFVRVTGEQFADVQRLTVLPE; from the coding sequence ATGCCACGTCTCCGTTCCCCTCACTCCCTTGGCACGCTGGCGCTCGGAGCAGCCGCAGCGCTGACCGTGCCGGACGCCGACGCCCAAGTCGCGTTCATCGAACCGGATCCGTCTCCCTTCGCAGGCATCGAGGCCCTCGAGTTGAATCCAGACTCGGCCATCAAATTCGCCGATTACGACGGCGACGGCGATTTCGATTTCATCTTCAGCGACAAGTACGGCTCGTTCACGGTCTACCAGAACGTCGGGACACCGACCGACCCGGCCTTCGTCAAGCAGGTGGATCCGAGCTTCTTTGAGCCCTTCGATCTAGACATCAACGATGTCGTGTTGCCGTCGTTCGCTGACCTCGACGACGATGGCGACCTCGACGTCGTGCTCACCACGTTCGACGGTCCCGTACGCTACTTCGAGAACGTCGGCACGCCGACCAAGCTGCGCGTTGAAGAGCGGTTCGGGACTGACAATCCATTTAGTGGCTTTATTGGCCTGTTGGACGATACGGTCTTCGCCGACCTGGACGATGACGGAGACCTTGACCTCATCGGTCCAACCGGTGCGCGCACCTCCTTCGGTCCTACTGGCGTGCCTACCTACTTCGAGAACGTCGGCACGCCGGAGGCACCGGTCTTTGAGCAGCGGTTTGGCGACGCCAACCCCTTCGATGGGGTTGTGTCGGTCAACGGCTTCGCGTTCGGCGACGGCGATGGCGACGGCGACCTCGATCTCGTTGCAGGCATCAGCGACTCGTTCCAGCGGACGCTCCGGACCTACCGGAACGTCGGTACGCCGACGGCCCCTCGTTTTGTGTTGCTGCCGATCGACCGCGATCCCTTCGGGAGCGTGACGGGCACCGACGGGCTCACCCCCGCGCTCGTGGACCTTGACGCCGATGGCGACCTCGACCTCGCCTTTGGGTCTGACGGTAACGGGGTTCGCTACTTCGAGAACGTCACAAACGCAAGCGTCCGTGCAGGGAGCGCAAGCCTCGCAGCGGTTTCCGTGCCGCTTCCGGCCGCCACCCGCGACGCCGACGGCGCGCTCCTCGCCTGGACCCACACCGGCCCCGACGCTACCTACGAGGTCCACCGCCTCCTCGGCTCCGCCGGTGCCTTCGACCTCCTCGGCTCCGTCTCGGCCACCGACGGCGAGGCGGTGCGCTTCCACACCGGCCCGCTCGGCGACGGTGCTTCGGAGGTGCGTCTGCGTCGCGTGGAGGCCGACGGGCACAGCGCCTACGGACCGACGGCCGAGGTGCGCACAGGGCTAGCCGGTACGCATGAACTGGGCGAGGTCTACCCGAACCCGACGGCGGCGGGTGCGCAGTTCACGCTGCGAGTCGCTGAGGCGCAGGAGGTGACGGTGCAGGTGTATGACGCGGCGGGTCGGCAGGTAGCGGAGGCGTTCCGCGGCCGCGTCGAGACGGGCGTGGCGGAGCGCGTTGAGCTTGGCCGGGGCCTGAGCGCGGGGGTGTATTTCGTGCGCGTCACGGGTGAGCAGTTCGCCGACGTGCAGCGGCTGACGGTGCTGCCCGAGTGA